The nucleotide sequence TGGCCGAATTGCTGAAAAGCCAGTAGTTAAAGAGGGGGAAATTGTAGCTGCTCCTGTACTAGCGCTTTCTCTAAGCTTCGACCACCGCATGATCGACGGCGCTACTGCACAGCACGCTTTGAATCACATCAAGCGCCTTTTGAACGATCCAGAACTATTGTTAATGGAGGGGTAATAAATGGTAGTAGGAGATTTTCCAATCGAAACTGATACTCTTGTCATTGGTGCCGGACCTGGCGGATACGTGGCAGCGATTCGCGCTGCCCAGCTAGGTCAAAAAGTAACAATCGTAGAAAAAGCAACTCTTGGCGGAGTGTGCCTGAACGTGGGATGTATTCCTTCAAAAGCTTTGATCTCAGCAGGTCACAGGTACGAAAACGCTTTGCACTCTGAAGACATGGGTATCAAAGCGGAAAACGTAACGCTTGATTTCTCTAAAGTTCAGGAGTTTAAGGCTGGAGTAGTCAAAAAATTGACTGGCGGAGTCGAAGGTCTATTGAAGGGTAACAAAATCGATATCGTAAGTGGTGAAGCTTATTTTGTCGATTCCAATACGATTCGTGTAATGGATGAAAATTCAGCCCAGACATATACTTTCAAAAATGCGATCATCGCTACTGGATCTCGTCCAATCGAGATTCCAGCGTTCAAATACTCCAAGCGCGTGCTTGATTCTACTGGAGCACTTAATCTTCAAGAGCTTCCAGAGAGCATTGTTGTTATTGGTGGCGGGTACATTGGTACGGAGCTAGGTGGAGCATACGCAAGCTTTGGAACTAAAGTAACCATTCTTGAAGGTGCAGACGAAATCCTTAATGGATTCGAAAAGCAGATGTCAGCTCTAGTAAAACGCAACCTGAAGAAGAAGGGTGCAGAAATCATTACTAAGGCACTTGCTAAAGGTGTCGAAGAAACTGACTCTGGCGTCACTGTTAAGTATGAAGCAAACGGTGAAGAGAAGAAAATCGAAGCAGACTACGTGTTTGTAATGGTAGGGAGAAAGCCTAACACTGACGAACTAGGCCTTGAGCAAGTTGGCATCGAGATGTCTGACCGTGGCGTTATCAAAATTGACAAACAGTGCCGCACAAATGTAAGCAATATCTATGCGATTGGTGACATTGTCGAAGGACCGCCATTAGCCCACAAAGCATCATACGAAGGTAAAATTGCTGCTGAAGCAATCGCTGGACATCCTTCAGAAATCGACTACCTGGCAATTCCAGCAGTTGTATTCTCTGATCCAGAATTAGCGTCAGTTGGCTACTCTGAAAAGGAAGCGAAAGATGCAGGCATCGATATCACAGCATCTAAATTCCCGTTTGCTGCAAATGGCCGTGCACTATCACTTAACCAGACAGACGGCTTCTTGAAGCTAATCACGCGCAAAGAAGATGATATTGTAATCGGTGCACAAATCGCTGGCCCGAATGCTTCTGATATGATCGCAGAGCTTGGTCTTGCAATTGAAGCAGGCATGACTGCTGAAGACCTGGCAATGACAATCCATGCTCACCCAACACTTGGTGAGATTACGATGGAGGCTGCAGAGGTAGCACTTGGAAATCCAATTCATATCGTAAAATAAATTAAAAAATCCTTTCCTGATTAGATGGAAAGGATTTTTTTATTCATTATTCAGAGCAGCCGATAGAGGTTCAATAATTTGTTCCTTCGATACATTGCCATTCACATTGGCAAGGACCTGATCCTGATGGATAATCAGGATTGCCGGGAATTGTTTAACCTTAAAAAGATCGTAGTATTTATTGGCGTTAGCTGCAGGAATGACAACAATATTATCAAAAGCGGCAGGATATTCTTTCTTTAATTCTATAATGGCATCATAGTAGGATGCTTCTTGTTTATAGTTTTCATCATCTGAAAAGAAAACGACTTGTTTTATATCTTCATTAAGCTCCAATTCATCTGAATCGTTGACTGGGTTGCATGAAGCCGTAAGGAATAGGAACGTAGCGACAAAAACAAAAGACAAACTTTTCATTTATCTTTGCCTCACTTTTTTTCGGAATGTTGTTTTACTATGAGTAACAGGTTGTCCATATTCTATCACAGTAATTTCCAAAAGAATGGAATGTTATTGAATTGTTACATAAATGAAAAATATCCTCACCAACCGGACATATACTAGTAAAAAGATTTGAATGTTTATTCTATCGTGACATGGGAAAAAGATAATTTAGATATGGTGGTGGAGGATTTGAAGGTGTATGCAGTTTTGCTGCTTCAATTAATTATCTGGAGTGGATATACCTTAATAGAATGGCTATCCAAACACGATCATCCAATTTATAATGGTATTATGTTCTTGGTATTTTTCTATTTAGCCATAATAATAGGCAATATTATTATGAAGTCGGCAAGGAAAACCTTTTTTATAACGATTTTGAGCCTTGCCATTTATGGATCGTTTCATATGACAATGTCTTTTATTTCTTTTATTTGGATTTCCTGAAATACTGAGAATGTAAAATATTTAAGCCATCAACTTTTTCATCAAAGATTTACTAGCAGGAGGGGAAAGTCTTGAAAAGAACATTTTTGTTAGCGATTGCAGTGTCATTGATTTTAGCAGGTTGCGGAGCTAAAGAAGAATCACAGAAGTCAAATGGCACAAGTGATGAAGGAAAAGAACAAGTCCATAAAGAGGAGGAAACTACTGAGGAGAAGCCGAAAACAGATGCTGCACAAGGAGCGGAGGAACCAGCTGAAGATGAAGTAAAGAGCGAAGAAGTAGTACAAGCGTCACCTCAGTATAAAATGAGCGGCGATTTTTCTATCCAAAATATCGACAACCCAGATGAAAAAATAGTTTTATTGACCATTGACGATGCACCGGACAAAAATGCACTTGATATGGCTAAAACGTTAAAAGAGTTAAATGTAAAAGCCATCTTTTTTGTGAATGGCCATTTCCTTGACACTCCTGAAGAAGGGGAAATCCTGAAGCAGATTCACAAAATGGGCTTTCCGATTGGGAACCATACATATAATCACAAATCTTTGAGAGACTTAACAGAGGAAGAACAAAGGAAAGAGATTGTTGACCTTAATGACAGGGTGGAGGAACTCATTGGCGAAAGGCCGCAATTTTTCAGGGCTCCGTTCGGTATGAATACGGATTACAGCAAACAACTGGCAGCGGATGAAAAAATGCTGCTAATGAATTGGACCTACGGTTATGATTGGGAGAAAGATTATCAATCAAAGGAAGCTCTTGCGGACATTATGGTGAATACGCCCTTACTCCGAAATGGGGCGAATTTGCTGATGCATGACAGGAAGTGGACAAGTGAAGCACTAGGGGATATCGTAAAAGGCCTGCAAAATAAAGGTTATAAAATCGTTGATCCAACTCAAATCGAAACTCCAGCAAATAAAGAAACGGCTGCTCAATAGCAGCCGTTTTTGATGTTTTAAAAAGTCAATCGGTGCGAACTATTTGAGTTCCGTATGCTGCGGAACCAGGAAAGTGTTTTTAGAGCGAAAATGTCTTTATTTGCGTGGATAGAAATACATAACCCTTCCATTGAATAAATGAAGCTCGCCCTGCAATTTTTTACCGATGAATTTACTGAATTCATTTGCTTTTCCCTTGTCCCCGGCTGTAGCTGTTGGAGGAAGGGTGATTTGTATGTATGATTGCTCGCGTTCTGTACCTTCTTCATCGACAACTTTTTCTTTATCAACGCCAATTAGAATTGCATTATAACGGTCTTGGGATGATTGCAGATAAAACCATGTGCCTTTCCCATCCTCTTTTTCCTTGAGGTCATAAGGAAATGCGGAATTTTCATAATTCCAATCAACCTGGTCACCTGTTTTAGCCGTTATTTCCTTATAGTAATTAAATAAATCCTTTAGTTCTTCGGTGGAAATGGCTTGCTGAGATGATGATGGAACAAGTTTGATATAAGCATTACTAGACATCGTCCAATCCCCTTTTCCTATCTATTCTTCATCATTTTATCACTCCTGAAAAAGCATTGACAATAGAATAAGTGCTTTTTAGCTTCTTACGCGCTTGCCTTTTTGACATAAATAAATTATAATAATATTCTAAATATTAAATTAAAAAAGGAGGAGGCATATGGAACTATTCGAAAAGCTTTATGATGAGCACGAAAAGGTTCACGTCAGGTTTGTGGGGTTCACTACTTATGATACTCGTTATGACTTTGGGATCGTGTCTACAAATATGTTTTTCGGAAAACCTCTTGTAGTCTGCATGCAGACGGGGCGTTCAGCACTCCTCGACCCTAAGGACATAGAAGACGTAGAATATTTGCAGAAAGCATTCCATATTACAGAAGTCCGGCAGGCTGAGGACCTTGCATTATTTTTCAATGAAGAATTGCCAACAGCCCCGTTCCAGACTCAATATGAATAAGCGGGAGACGAGAGCAGGCCAAAAAGGCCTGTTTTTTGGTTTGCGGTAATTACTTGAGGAAAAGTTCTTAATGGGCATCTACAAAATAACTCTCACCTAAAAAGTGTCATACTAATTGTTTGTATAACATATATTGTGGGTACATATAACATAAATTACCTCATAAAAAAATAAAAGTGTTATACAGTTTAGGCTTGAAATCTAAATAGTGTTATATTATTATAGACTTAGATATTGATAAAGCGCTTTCAAAAATCAAAACGAAAAGGAGTTTGAAAATATGGGCACAATCGTTTGTCAAACTTGCAATGCTACAATTGACCATTTCGAAGATGAGAAAGTAACGGTATTATATTCAAAAAAATGCAACTGCTGCGACCATGAAGGTGCAGAAGAAAGATAAGAATAGATAAAAGGGCATGCATACTGCATGCCCTTCTTTTTTACAAGATAAGAAAGTGTAGATTTTCACTTCGAGAATTGTCTAGCTCCAGCGCCTAGCCCCTCGAGTCGCTTGTCTAGCTGCGGCTCCTAACTCCTCGAGACGCTTCGGTCCTGCCAATGAAGTCAAAGACCGACTTCACTGGCAAGCCCTCCAGCGCTTGTCGGAGTTGGGCAGTCGCCTCCGCATTTCGATTTGTCTAGTGTCGCCTCCTAGAAACTCCGAAATTTCAACTCCACCGGCAGAAGCAAAAAGCGCTTCTTTGTCGGAGTCTCCAGTTTCTGCGTTTCTGGGCAGTCGGCTATACATTTCAGTTGAGGTCCGCCCAGTGAAGTCAAAGAACGACTTCACTGGGCGGACCTCCGTGGCACACGATGTGCTAGACCCGCCAGCCACAGGACGTGGCGCTTTCAGGCGGGCAGCGCTTGTCGGGCTCACCAAGGCGGTTGCGCTTTTCTTATCTGATTGCTTTGTGTTCTTTTATCACCCTGAATGATTTCATTTCATCATCTTCTGGTCCTTGTACAGGAAGGCCGGCTTCCATATTGGTCTTGATATATACAAGGTTTTCTTCTGTGATGATTTCTCCTGGTATGAAAATTGGAATTCCAGGTGGATATACCATAACGAATTCTGCAATGATCCGTCCCTCTGATTCTTC is from Mesobacillus boroniphilus and encodes:
- the lpdA gene encoding dihydrolipoyl dehydrogenase produces the protein MVVGDFPIETDTLVIGAGPGGYVAAIRAAQLGQKVTIVEKATLGGVCLNVGCIPSKALISAGHRYENALHSEDMGIKAENVTLDFSKVQEFKAGVVKKLTGGVEGLLKGNKIDIVSGEAYFVDSNTIRVMDENSAQTYTFKNAIIATGSRPIEIPAFKYSKRVLDSTGALNLQELPESIVVIGGGYIGTELGGAYASFGTKVTILEGADEILNGFEKQMSALVKRNLKKKGAEIITKALAKGVEETDSGVTVKYEANGEEKKIEADYVFVMVGRKPNTDELGLEQVGIEMSDRGVIKIDKQCRTNVSNIYAIGDIVEGPPLAHKASYEGKIAAEAIAGHPSEIDYLAIPAVVFSDPELASVGYSEKEAKDAGIDITASKFPFAANGRALSLNQTDGFLKLITRKEDDIVIGAQIAGPNASDMIAELGLAIEAGMTAEDLAMTIHAHPTLGEITMEAAEVALGNPIHIVK
- a CDS encoding small peptidoglycan-associated lipoprotein, whose protein sequence is MKSLSFVFVATFLFLTASCNPVNDSDELELNEDIKQVVFFSDDENYKQEASYYDAIIELKKEYPAAFDNIVVIPAANANKYYDLFKVKQFPAILIIHQDQVLANVNGNVSKEQIIEPLSAALNNE
- a CDS encoding polysaccharide deacetylase family protein, translated to MKRTFLLAIAVSLILAGCGAKEESQKSNGTSDEGKEQVHKEEETTEEKPKTDAAQGAEEPAEDEVKSEEVVQASPQYKMSGDFSIQNIDNPDEKIVLLTIDDAPDKNALDMAKTLKELNVKAIFFVNGHFLDTPEEGEILKQIHKMGFPIGNHTYNHKSLRDLTEEEQRKEIVDLNDRVEELIGERPQFFRAPFGMNTDYSKQLAADEKMLLMNWTYGYDWEKDYQSKEALADIMVNTPLLRNGANLLMHDRKWTSEALGDIVKGLQNKGYKIVDPTQIETPANKETAAQ
- a CDS encoding DUF1885 family protein, with protein sequence MSSNAYIKLVPSSSQQAISTEELKDLFNYYKEITAKTGDQVDWNYENSAFPYDLKEKEDGKGTWFYLQSSQDRYNAILIGVDKEKVVDEEGTEREQSYIQITLPPTATAGDKGKANEFSKFIGKKLQGELHLFNGRVMYFYPRK
- a CDS encoding DUF3055 domain-containing protein, with protein sequence MELFEKLYDEHEKVHVRFVGFTTYDTRYDFGIVSTNMFFGKPLVVCMQTGRSALLDPKDIEDVEYLQKAFHITEVRQAEDLALFFNEELPTAPFQTQYE
- a CDS encoding GapA-binding peptide SR1P, whose protein sequence is MGTIVCQTCNATIDHFEDEKVTVLYSKKCNCCDHEGAEER